Below is a window of Bacteroidota bacterium DNA.
TTGTTCTCATCAAAGGTCCCGCTGCGGGAAACATAAAGAAGGACATCCCCATTTTCCACCCAGACATTACAACCCATATCCCCTCCCCCGACAGGCATCGATTCTGAAGAATTCTTCTAGGGTGAATTCCATATAACATCGTAGAATTGCAGATAATTGCTGATATTGCTGACCTGTGCATAAATTGAAGCCAGACAGAACAACCGCATAAAAATGACGATATATCTTTTACGATTCATTTTTTAAATTATTAGTGTCTGGGGAAAACATAAAGATTCCTTGCTATGCCCGGAATGACAACAAGTTCGTAAATGTTTATGTTTGGAGGGGTTAGTTTGCAGCAATGCCACCAACTACCCCCTCCAAGTATCTATAAATAATTGTCATTTTAATCGGACAACAATAACTAAAAGTAACCTCATTTTGTTTGAATGACAAAACTTATTTTTTAATTTAAACCAACTTGTTTAACTATTCTGATATTCACCGGCCCCATCAATCCCGAAATGCGTAATAATTTTTCAGCATCAGGCGTATTAAATTTGTTGATATTGGTTTTGGTCAAACGTTTTTCAGGTGGAAGTTTTCCATCGCCAATCAGACGGTTTGGCCACAAATTTACTACCTCAACTTCCAAATCATTTATACCGGCCTTGACAAATGGAGAAATATCAAATCTGAAAGGGGCACACCACATGACCTGCATCTGATGGCCGTTAATTTTTACAGAAGCCATTTCTTTTACATTTCCCAAATCTAAAATAAAAAGGTTTTGATTTAGTTCACGCCTGGTTAACCTGAAAGATTTACTGTAAGTTGCTGTTCCCGAATAATATTTAATACCCGGATCCTCAAATTCTGTCCATGATTTCAGTATTCCGGTTTTTACAGTTGCCGGTCCGCCCCATTTGGGATCAAAATGAATATTCCAATCTCCGGAAAGCTCCATCTGTTGGCATTCTTTATCAACTTTCAGTTCCTCGCGGCGGCCATCTGACCAAGTCAGCCTATAGGTACCGGGTTCAATGATTTCAGCCTTATTCTTTTCTCCATCATTACTGAAAGTGATATATGGATAATTTTTTGTTTCTAAGCCAAAATCAGGGAAAAGCGATTTGTTGTCTTTCCTGATTTCAGTAAGGTGTGGCTTTTGTACAGCATTACTAAAAACAATAAATTTCGAACCATTGGGTTCAAAAAGCAGGGGAATGATGGTTCGTCCGTTTTCTTCGCGCCAAACCTTAATTTCTTCGGTTTCACCTGTAATGGGATTCCAAAATTCAGGAACTTTTCCACTGACCCTAA
It encodes the following:
- a CDS encoding DUF5703 domain-containing protein, translated to MPVGGGDMGCNVWVENGDVLLYVSRSGTFDENNMFPKLEYT